Proteins encoded within one genomic window of Bombina bombina isolate aBomBom1 chromosome 1, aBomBom1.pri, whole genome shotgun sequence:
- the AKAP4 gene encoding A-kinase anchor protein 4 translates to MMTLASKIAHDNRSQGSKIVSMTFVKQEKSEHLQQLLEQDKSINNGVSQEEMSELNKTDYEKEIVGDAQKEDGTSPNINCVSLTEVHLPESEPPRYVCNKKKLEFKNTFLKCLYLKFSTKPDSGILSGKKAFLAEEIAKISLGHIKSSLFSWEVIQYNNLSSNIIGPILLTILRHCKPSEGNGEDEAAAISEECLEIAKFFLMLYADELCEQIFNDVAAGGIDLIPDCSEKHRKSPKDVIQGHITKKGMMEQVDMIEPQKYQPTESSQLRSPKSTNIQLPKSAETQLSEIPTNLSPKQHLISEELIVPDEEETAITIANEIEVAQAVEPVPSVSTECTGEPMDQGLMQASMYDLIKVLAHTILQGALMLSEPNTLTTIGSPSHSVSSDTCEACLDSKWYYSTISGAVAEYKGNNAFGLSKIIAKKIRPDCVRHLLEHMKPSHFGPHHQMWTSQVKTIHPVDSISEIKVTNLNICEDKYKKELQVILQWSVASELDVAEMFLVVNDEAILEKLEKLEMQVRTKKQCVGDLLQAVLNYHQEREKAELREELLDWLLNNM, encoded by the exons ATGATGACCCTTGCTTCAAAGATAGCACACGATAATCGCTCACAGGGCTCTAAAATTGTTAGCATGACATTTGTTAAGCAGGAGAAGAGTGAACACTTACAGCAGCTGCTCGAGCAGGATAAAAGTATAAACAATGGAGTGAGCCAAGAAGAGATGTCAGAACTGAACAAGACGGATTATGAAAAAGAAATTGTGGGAGATGCACAGAAAGAGGATGGAACATCACCAAATATTAACTGTGTCTCATTAACTGAGGTTCACCTTCCAGAATCTGAACCTCCCAGATATgtgtgtaataaaaaaaagttgGAATTCAAAAACACTTTCCTAAAATGTCTCTATCTTAAATTTAGCACCAAACCAGATAGTGGCATCCTGTCTGGCAAGAAAGCATTTCTGGCAGAGGAAATTGCAAAAATCTCTCTTGGTCACATAAAATCCAGTTTGTTTTCTTGGGAGGTTATACAGTATAATAATCTATCCTCCAACATAATAGGCCCCATTTTGCTAACTATACTGCGCCACTGCAAGCCAAGTGAAGGCAATGGAGAAGATGAGGCAGCAGCCATATCTGAAGAATGTTTGGAAATTGCTAAGTTCTTCTTGATGTTATATGCTGATGAGCTATGTGAGCAGATATTTAATGATGTTGCTGCTGGTGGTATTgatttgatcccagactgctcagaGAAGCACCGCAAAAGTCCAAAGGATGTAATTCAAGGCCATATTACAAAGAAAGGGATGATGGAACAAGTAGATATGATAGAACCCCAAAAATACCAACCTACAGAGTCTTCCCAATTACGTTCTCCAAAATCCACCAACATTCAACTACCAAAGTCTGCCGAAACTCAACTATCAGAGATACCCACCAATTTATCACCAAAGCAACATTTAATTAGTGAAGAGTTGATAGTTCCAGATGAAGAAGAAACTGCAATTACCATTGCCAATGAGATAGAAGTTGCACAGGCCGTAGAGCCAGTTCCTTCAGTCTCTACCGAATGTACCGGTGAACCTATGGATCAAGGCTTAATGCAAGCTTCTATGTATGATTTAATTAAAGTTCTAGCACACACCATTCTCCAGGGAGCACTAATGCTTTCAGAACcgaatacattaactacaattggCTCACCCAGTCACTCAGTGTCATCTGATACATGTGAGGCATGTCTAGACAGCAAATGGTACTATTCAACAATCTCTGGTGCTGTTGCAGAATATAAAGGCAATAATGCTTTTGGTCTCTCTAAGATAATTGCAAAGAAGATAAGGCCAGATTGTGTCAGGCACCTGTTGGAGCACATGAAGCCTTCACACTTTGGGCCCCATCATCAAATGTGGACTTCTCAAGTCAAGACTATCCACCCAGTAGACTCTATCTCAGAGATTAAAGTTACCAACTTGAACATCTGTGAAGACAAGTACAAAAAAGAACTCCAAGTCATTCTACAGTGGTCAGTGGCCTCTGAGCTTGATGTTGCTGAGATGTTTCTTGTGGTAAATGATGAAGCGATTTTAGAAAAG CTTGAAAAACTTGAGATGCAGGTACGAACCAAAAAGCAATGCGTGGGTGACCTTTTACAGGCAGTTTTGAATTACCATCAGGAGagagaaaaagcagaactaagggaGGAACTGCTTGACTGGTTACTTAACAACATGTAG